The Periophthalmus magnuspinnatus isolate fPerMag1 chromosome 12, fPerMag1.2.pri, whole genome shotgun sequence region GTCTATCTGAGTGACTCATCAATAACGTCAGAAGTAGCCATAGTTAAGTCgacagcgccctctggtggtgaaTGCTAATACCCACACCATAGTCTACAAATACCTACCTCGGTTTATGTtattgtaaattaaaaaaaataggccTAACACCatatgatttttctttttttttctcaataaacGTACAGAAATTGGAATAGCAATGTAGGACAACCATAGAGGGACGAGTGGTCACCGTAAATGCGCTGTGTGTGTAACTTCTGACTTTCTCGCTGCTAACGTCCACGAGGAACTTCGCATTTCATAAAGAACTTTGTCTCTTTTTTCATCTGTAAGTTTTATGGAAAAGAAAGATtatataaaacttaaaatgtagTAGACGATCTAAATCTTATGGCCAACCcctagtatgttttttttttttgtttttgttttttttttctgtattactTCCTAGTGATATGTCTGTTCTGACTTGTTgtatacttttattattagtaaaaaaaaaaaaaaaaaaacttccacTACGAACTAAACGTGAGTGAGGTCATTGTTTGTGTCCGTTGGGGTGAGGCTGTGCGCATGCGTACTTGAGTTCTTTGTAGTAGCAGGTGTGCGCTTTGCAGGTGACGGTTACTACTTTGTAAATAACAGCCGTAATAGCGACCATCAGACAATTTTTTTCACCACAGAATCGAAACTAAGTGCTTATTGTACCCTTACCCATTCATTACAGTTGTATTATTTAGAGATATTTGGATTTTTCGCGCAGAGGAAGTCCAGGGAGTGGCTAACCAGCATATGGCAACATCCCCATTTTAAAAGGAGGCATTTTGAATTAGTCTATTGTGATCTTTTGGGTACTTTTTGTAAtcgcagaaaactgaaacgatGAATGCAAAAATAGAGCAATTCTTCAAAACGGTAAGAAGCAATTTGGTTTAATTTGATGTAGCCTCGaggtttgtttttacatttggctTTAACTTGATGTGCGCGCAGGTGGAGGATGTGAAAAGTCTCATCGACACTATTACCACCCGCACAGAAGAAGTGGAAAGGATACAAAAAGTAATACTTAACAATcaaaataatgacaaaagtgAGTTACAGTTCTCTTAAGCTTTAACCTGGATGGACACGTAGGTCGTTTTGTTTATTCTGTATACAGATAAAGTGGGGAAGGGACTGTGCAAATAGCTGGGTCATAATGATGTATTTACTTGTATGCACATTTTAAGAACATTCATGAGGCTATATTATTTCATTAGCCTAATGTCCCATTGCTGCCATAGCCTTTAGCCTATCACTATTTATCTATATGTTTAGGCTCAGCAAATGCATGTAAGATTATATTGAAATATGTTGTATTTCCTTTTTAGAAAACACacaggagctggagaagctgAACAAGGAAATCAAGGAGTATTCAAATCAAGTTCAAGTAAAGTTGAAATGTAAATTAACActattatgtttgtgtttaattaAAACTAGTCACTACCTGTAGTTAATTTCAAAATTGGTGATATTAAAGTTTGTGCTGTGCCACAACTACAACATGTAGAACAGATAAAAGGAACGCTGTGTTCATCAACTTCATTGTGACACTCAAAACACATTTGATAGGCAAATTAGAATACAATGAAAACGCATGTCAGTGTGCCAGTGTCCTGAGCTTGTTATTACAATGAAATTATTTTGAATGTAGAGATTTGTTTCTCACGCTTTTCTAAACTGTAAATGTAGGCCTTATTAATTAGGcattatgaaaaagttgacCTTTGTCTGATTTCACAGCCATGCAGAGTGACAAGAACTGCACAGATGAGAATTGTcaaagtgtttcagttttccAGCGAATTTACAAGAACCAGGTATTGCATGTTAcatcattgtttttttctgttttttttttttttggttttttttttacatattatttGAACTGTATTATTGTTagtttcagattctaaaatgttaTCATGACACTTTCAGATGGGGGACAGGAGCAAGTGtaacatatatattattttgagaaatggtTTGACTATTTTTTTGAATGCCTAAGCCAATAGGAAGCCTTTTATTGGTCATATAGTCCAATAAGAATTGGCTTGTCTCCTCTGTGGGAGCACTGTTATAACAGTTATTACTGTAATTACTACATTACATGATAGATGAACAATATGTTTTCAGACTCAGTATTTATCAATGCACcagaatggatttttttcttatttttgtgtagttttaagCCTATCATGTGAGATGTAGATTGTCTAATAATTAACATCAATGACGTATTATAGATACTAGAATGAACAACTaaaagttttattgttttatttatttattgctgatatcattttttatgtcttttcaTTTAGAAAATAGTTTATTGAAATTATCCTGCCTtaaggttattgtgtcagtggtttaaagtaatttcaataatattgtttatcatgaAAATGTTTGTAGCAATATATAGCCTAATGctcatttcaaatgtttaaattttgaattacttttgcTTTTCCAGCACTCCCACCTGACACGGAGCTTTGTGGAGGTCATGAGGAGATATTACAGGGCACAGACAGACTTCAGAGAGAAATGCAAGGCACATATCCAGAGGCAGCTGGAGATTGGTGAGTGTCCAAACCAGAATGAGCTCACCTTCATACTGCTCGCTGTCCTTCACACGAACTGTACTTCGacacaaattaaatgtatttctgaAATCCTCTGCCAAAGCGCTGTCATTGACTTGGACTATGTCTATAGAGAGTCTACTcttttgaagttgttttaatatAATTGGATTGAAGTGTTTcatatgatttttgttttttatattggtCTGATTATTACTTtctttggtgggatagtacctttggtcatagttttacatgagctgtttgtgaagaaaagggGAGAAAAAATGATAGTAGCAATGAGTTTTAAAAAGTATCCCAAAATGCAAGGATCATTTACGCATAAGGAACagttaaacattaatttaagaCAATGAAGTGATCATATATtttataactattgtgtaaattgGACAGGCTTTGGCCTTTGTTTAGAGTATGCTtgcctctacatatgtcacataTGTCACATATTGTTGCCCGtgtctaaccaggaagtaaaattataaacttcaccataATTGTCAAACTAGGGAAAACTAAGTAGGATTTTTTTGTAAACTCTTAAATAAAATTAGGCtgccatgttttctgtgttttaatgaaattaTTAGTCTCACTTGTCATATACACTTAAAAAGGAACACAGAGGTGAACTGCTCCTTATGCTTTGCTCTTTAACACAGTGGATAAAGTCACTACAGATGAAGAGTTGGAGGAGATGCTGAATTGCGATAGTCTTTCAATTTTCATATCTGATGTAAGCCAAcctattacatttattttttgtattttccattttcaatTTACAAAACTATATTTCCACACAGATTAAATGTGAATCGAGACTCTCAAGCCAGGCTCTAAATGAAATTGAGTCTCGCCATTTTGATCTCATGAACCTGGAGTCTAGCATCAGGGAGTTACATGAAATATTTACAGATATCGCTTTGCTGGTAGAAATTCAGGTAAAATTGATTGTCTTTCAAATATTACAGATCTTTTTTGACAAAACCATTAAAGACCATTATATGTGTTATGTCTATGTTTTTTACCAGGGGGAATTGATGAACAACATTGAAAAGAATGTGATGAGCGCAGCAGACTACACAGGCCGATCCAAAACAGAGACTGATAAAGCAATCGAATACAAGAAAAGCACATTCAAGTTGGTTCCTCCAGTCTTCCTGAGGTCTTTCCGGAAACACTCCAAGACCTCTGAGCAAAGCACAAAGCTGTAGCTCAACTACGTTAtatctttgtttttattattattattattattattattattattattattattattattatgcccaTATGGTCAATTGATTTCAAAATCTCTTATAAATATGTTATAGCTGTTAAGTTCtcatattttaattatattttaggctaaatatttaattttcttttgtgaTCTGTCAAGAAGAATGAGAGTATTTATTGGTAaaaattgtaatttaattgtgTAGAGGCTAAAGAAGTCTTGTCTTAATGTTAATTGAAAATTGTCCACAATCAATACTGAAACTGGAGCTTTCTTAACACTAGCTAACTTTGTCACGTTCACTCACCGTGTCCAGTAGGGGGTGTAGTTATCACACTGAAGTTTTTAGTTTGTCCCCTTGTTTATCCATCTTATGTTCACAaacaaactttgattttattttcaactattaaactgttgttgttgttttttataataAGGATGTCTGTTGAATGTAATCTTTTCTTGGTGGTAAATAGTTGCAGGTAAATCAGATACTCCTGAAAGAGGCCAATAGGCTACTAACATTTGCATATattaaaaactgtattttaagaACAATGTTATcaggtgtctgtgtaatccctcagtcatccagatctgatccatagcaaaaactaaagttaaatctgtcaactgcacaaatcgctgtaggagtgaagactttcCGCTGCTCAACCAAGccccttcttcagttttggtcagattaccggtggacactgccttatatctatcagaAGGAAGgagataactacactgaaactgtaaacagctattgtctccagtttcagccttaatggccctattcaaacttTAATGGTCCTACTagtgttctcttttgtttgctttgggactgaggatggaattatagATCAGTGATGTCtcattatgtctcaggcctccattcctgtttaaggaaggattgtgtttcctaacaaaaatagcttctttaactcccctctcaaatcatttcttttctttggctcagatctgaacctcactatcttcaaagttTTGTTTAACATTGTAACCAAGATTATATCCAATGAAAAGTGCTGTTTATGACCACTTTAAAAAACTTTGTTGCAGACATTAGGGGGAGCTAAATTCAGCCTGCATCACAGGAGCGCAGCCAGAATGAACCCATTGACTTTTCCCTTCAGACGATGCGCTGCATCTCAAATTCCATTTCACAGCACCTTTGCACTTTGCTGAAACCActtgttccatatttgaaactaAAGTAGAAGGTAATAGATTAGCATgacaatgttataatttgaagagaatataagacacatagtcATTAGAAAGTACTAGTGTGGAGACATTGGTACACAAAACAGGTTTTATTGGTTATTCCAGGGTGATGAGGCCCTCAAAATAGGGCTTCATCACAATTTAAAAAGGATTGAGACTCACAGTGATAACTTGGACAGTGCCATTCACTGTATAACACTGCATAAAGAATATGTCTACATGTTAAACTGGCTTCAATCCAGAATATTTGTCATGTTTTCTGTAGTTTTGATATGTTTAGATTTACTTTTTAGTTTGAAGGTCTtaaatttttaggtattttgaaCTGGTTTCAATatcaaaactacacaaaacatGATTGAAATTCTTAACTTCTAGTCACTTTAACTCATAGTGACATTCAGTTTTTGCAGTAATAGAATTTACTAAAACTTGTTGGAATGGATGTTAGATAAAAAGTGTGGACTAATAGCTGGATATAGTGTCCTTTTGCTCATTTTTGTGCACTTTTACTTCTTGACTTTGCCCTGAGCAGCCACAGCCTCCATG contains the following coding sequences:
- the LOC117379514 gene encoding syntaxin-2-like isoform X1 gives rise to the protein MNAKIEQFFKTVEDVKSLIDTITTRTEEVERIQKVILNNQNNDKKNTQELEKLNKEIKEYSNQVQVKLKSMQSDKNCTDENCQSVSVFQRIYKNQHSHLTRSFVEVMRRYYRAQTDFREKCKAHIQRQLEIVDKVTTDEELEEMLNCDSLSIFISDIKCESRLSSQALNEIESRHFDLMNLESSIRELHEIFTDIALLVEIQGELMNNIEKNVMSAADYTGRSKTETDKAIEYKKSTFKLVPPVFLRSFRKHSKTSEQSTKL
- the LOC117379514 gene encoding syntaxin-2-like isoform X2, translating into MQSDKNCTDENCQSVSVFQRIYKNQHSHLTRSFVEVMRRYYRAQTDFREKCKAHIQRQLEIVDKVTTDEELEEMLNCDSLSIFISDIKCESRLSSQALNEIESRHFDLMNLESSIRELHEIFTDIALLVEIQGELMNNIEKNVMSAADYTGRSKTETDKAIEYKKSTFKLVPPVFLRSFRKHSKTSEQSTKL